One window of the Endomicrobium proavitum genome contains the following:
- the panC gene encoding pantoate--beta-alanine ligase, with product MKIIRKVSQMQKIALKYFQDGDEAGLVPTMGALHEGHVSLIDKSVRNDDITIVSIFVNPTQFGLNEDYLKYPRPFEKDVAICKKNHVDYIFAPSVNEMFPAAHKTFIEVKQMQDVLCGSFRKGHFRGVATVVAKLFNITFAERAYFGMKDFQQLKIIERMAKDLNFRTKIVPCPVVREKSGLALSSRNSYLSQKEKNDAVQISKILKEAKKNFSKNNVSAVLKDAIKKLNKISGSKIDYAEILDANTLSRADKASRNFIFAVAVWVGKTRLIDNVVL from the coding sequence ATGAAAATTATAAGAAAAGTTTCCCAAATGCAAAAAATTGCGCTTAAATATTTCCAAGACGGCGACGAAGCGGGTCTTGTGCCTACAATGGGCGCTTTGCACGAAGGGCACGTTTCATTAATAGATAAATCAGTCCGCAACGACGATATAACAATTGTGTCAATTTTTGTAAACCCTACGCAGTTTGGTCTTAATGAAGATTATTTAAAATACCCGAGACCGTTTGAAAAAGACGTTGCAATATGTAAAAAAAATCATGTGGATTATATTTTTGCGCCTTCCGTAAACGAGATGTTTCCGGCGGCGCATAAAACTTTTATTGAAGTTAAACAGATGCAAGACGTGTTGTGCGGTTCTTTTAGAAAAGGGCATTTTCGCGGCGTGGCTACCGTTGTGGCAAAATTATTTAACATAACGTTTGCCGAGCGCGCTTATTTCGGAATGAAAGATTTTCAGCAGTTAAAAATAATAGAGCGCATGGCGAAAGATTTAAATTTCAGAACGAAAATTGTGCCTTGTCCGGTTGTTAGAGAAAAAAGCGGCTTGGCATTATCAAGCAGAAACTCTTATTTAAGTCAAAAAGAAAAAAATGACGCCGTCCAAATTTCAAAAATATTAAAAGAAGCAAAAAAGAATTTCAGTAAAAATAATGTTAGCGCAGTCTTGAAAGACGCCATAAAAAAATTAAATAAAATTTCCGGTTCAAAAATTGATTATGCCGAAATTTTAGACGCTAATACTTTAAGCCGCGCTGATAAAGCCTCAAGAAATTTTATTTTTGCCGTCGCTGTGTGGGTAGGCAAAACAAGACTTATAGATAACGTTGTCCTATAG
- the panB gene encoding 3-methyl-2-oxobutanoate hydroxymethyltransferase has protein sequence MNKKTVSTISKMKKDGQKITMLTCYDYAMAKLVSSQDIDSLLIGDSLGVVKLGYENTLPVTVDDMIYHTKAVKRGNAQALIVTDMPFMSYEITACEAVRNAARIIKEGGAEAVKIEGGIEILDKVKAILDAKIPVVGHLGLTPQAINKFGGHKVQARQDEAQKKLIEDAKALEKAGVFAIVLEAVPADLGKKLSETLSIPVIGIGAGKDCDGQVLVIDDMLGMFTDFTPKFVKKYANVGETVKEAVKNYIDEVRSGKFPSQENTYK, from the coding sequence ATGAACAAAAAAACAGTTTCTACTATTTCCAAGATGAAAAAAGACGGGCAGAAAATAACGATGTTAACTTGCTATGATTATGCTATGGCAAAACTTGTGTCATCTCAGGATATAGATTCTCTTTTAATAGGCGATTCCCTCGGCGTTGTGAAACTTGGTTACGAAAACACGTTGCCGGTTACGGTTGATGATATGATTTATCATACAAAAGCAGTTAAGAGGGGAAACGCGCAGGCGCTGATTGTTACCGATATGCCTTTTATGTCTTATGAAATAACCGCTTGCGAAGCTGTGCGCAATGCCGCAAGAATTATAAAAGAAGGCGGCGCGGAAGCCGTAAAAATTGAAGGCGGCATTGAAATATTAGATAAAGTAAAAGCTATTTTAGACGCAAAAATACCTGTAGTAGGACATCTCGGTCTTACGCCGCAGGCTATAAATAAATTCGGCGGACATAAAGTTCAGGCAAGACAAGACGAGGCGCAAAAAAAGTTAATTGAAGACGCCAAAGCTTTGGAAAAAGCCGGAGTTTTTGCGATAGTTTTAGAGGCGGTTCCGGCGGATTTAGGCAAAAAACTTTCTGAAACTCTTTCAATTCCAGTAATAGGAATTGGAGCAGGTAAAGATTGCGACGGGCAGGTTTTGGTTATTGACGACATGCTTGGAATGTTTACGGATTTCACGCCTAAATTTGTTAAAAAGTATGCTAACGTCGGAGAAACGGTAAAAGAAGCGGTAAAAAATTATATAGACGAAGTGCGCTCGGGAAAATTTCCTTCACAAGAGAATACCTATAAATGA
- a CDS encoding HAMP domain-containing protein, which translates to MLRKKYLVKPKLQWRYFVILALIMAVLGVLGYYAFLNSLVSTPGIEQLSSGTIKSFKSAYSNGFFWVIFVFAAVVLVYSIFYFHRLIGPLFFFEKVMKKLSDGNVSMNVHWRKRDETKELAELIDAAIKSTRVSVLSDRKKVKEAIKAMDAKDTKKAKKLLQGVTKWCKTQ; encoded by the coding sequence ATGTTAAGAAAAAAGTATTTGGTAAAACCTAAACTTCAGTGGCGATATTTTGTTATTTTAGCGTTAATAATGGCTGTTTTAGGCGTGCTCGGTTATTACGCGTTTTTAAATTCTTTAGTTTCCACGCCGGGCATTGAACAGTTAAGTTCCGGAACCATTAAAAGTTTTAAAAGCGCTTACTCTAACGGTTTTTTCTGGGTTATTTTTGTTTTTGCTGCTGTTGTTTTAGTTTACAGTATTTTCTATTTTCACAGGCTTATAGGACCTCTGTTTTTCTTTGAGAAAGTAATGAAAAAACTTTCCGACGGAAATGTCAGCATGAATGTTCACTGGAGAAAAAGAGACGAAACCAAAGAACTTGCCGAATTGATAGATGCGGCAATAAAAAGCACAAGGGTTTCCGTTTTAAGCGATAGGAAAAAAGTAAAAGAAGCGATAAAAGCCATGGATGCCAAAGATACTAAAAAAGCAAAAAAACTTTTACAAGGCGTTACAAAGTGGTGTAAAACGCAATAA
- a CDS encoding LL-diaminopimelate aminotransferase, protein MEIRYNEKLKKLPPYLFIEIDRKKKEAIERGADIISLGVGDPDLPTPEHIIKSMQSAVAKPVNHQYPFGAGLLSYRKAVADWYKSRFNVEISADEVCALIGSKEGIGHIHLGFINPEDVVLIPEPGYPVYNTGTIFTDGVPYFMPLLEKNNYLPDLDAIAADVLKKAKIIFVNYPNNPTAAVATKEFYEKLIDFAKKNNIIVAADAAYSEIYYDEKPISFLEIPGAKEVGVEFHSLSKTYNMTGWRIGWVAGNKDIVAGVAKVKDNYDSGVFQAVQEAAITALTSSQKCVEDARKIYKERRDALVEGLQKLGWDVKPPKATFYVWAKVPKGYTSAQAVSKLLDEAAIVCTPGNGMGKSGEGYVRFALTVGVPRIKEAVERIAKLKF, encoded by the coding sequence ATGGAAATTCGTTACAATGAAAAATTAAAGAAGTTGCCGCCTTATCTTTTTATTGAAATAGACAGAAAGAAAAAAGAAGCTATTGAGCGCGGTGCGGATATAATTTCTTTGGGCGTTGGCGACCCTGATTTGCCGACTCCGGAGCATATAATTAAGTCAATGCAGTCCGCTGTTGCAAAACCTGTAAATCACCAGTATCCGTTCGGCGCGGGGCTTTTGTCTTACAGAAAAGCTGTTGCGGATTGGTATAAAAGCAGATTCAATGTTGAAATATCCGCCGATGAGGTTTGCGCTTTAATAGGTTCTAAAGAAGGTATCGGACATATTCATCTCGGTTTTATTAATCCGGAAGATGTTGTTTTAATACCTGAACCCGGATACCCTGTTTACAACACCGGCACAATTTTTACCGACGGCGTCCCTTACTTTATGCCGCTTCTTGAAAAGAATAATTATCTTCCGGATTTAGACGCAATTGCGGCTGACGTTTTAAAGAAAGCTAAAATTATTTTTGTTAATTATCCTAACAATCCTACGGCAGCCGTCGCCACGAAAGAGTTTTACGAGAAGCTTATAGATTTTGCAAAGAAGAATAATATTATTGTTGCTGCGGACGCGGCGTATTCCGAAATTTATTATGATGAAAAACCGATAAGTTTTTTGGAAATTCCCGGCGCAAAAGAAGTAGGCGTTGAATTTCATTCGCTTTCAAAAACTTATAACATGACAGGCTGGCGCATAGGCTGGGTTGCAGGAAATAAAGATATTGTAGCAGGCGTGGCAAAAGTAAAAGACAATTACGATTCAGGCGTTTTTCAAGCTGTTCAGGAAGCTGCAATTACCGCGCTTACCTCGTCGCAAAAATGCGTTGAAGACGCAAGAAAAATATACAAAGAACGCAGAGACGCGCTTGTTGAAGGTTTGCAAAAATTAGGCTGGGACGTAAAACCGCCTAAAGCAACATTTTATGTTTGGGCGAAAGTTCCCAAAGGTTATACGTCGGCGCAGGCAGTTTCAAAACTTCTTGACGAAGCCGCAATAGTTTGCACCCCCGGCAACGGCATGGGAAAAAGCGGCGAAGGCTACGTGAGATTTGCGCTTACCGTAGGCGTGCCGAGAATTAAAGAAGCGGTGGAAAGAATCGCAAAACTTAAGTTTTAA
- the dapF gene encoding diaminopimelate epimerase: MQINFSKLTAAGNDFVLIDNRENIISAKDYQSLAVKLCDRKYSIGADGLILLEKSSSHDFKMKYLNSDGSHASMCGNGGRSIAMFAYEIGAAKEKMIFETDAGIIAAGIIPGSRVKLDLYNPKDLRRNIKLEIEGEKFDIDFIDTGVPHAVIFVDDIEKPDVFKYGRAIRLHKEFAPAGTNVDFVQPTKDNTILVRTYERGVEGETLACGTGIIASAIISGLKGLAESPVKVIARGGDNLSVSFKTEAEKITNVILEGPAIISFTGVVNI; the protein is encoded by the coding sequence ATGCAAATAAATTTTTCAAAACTTACGGCGGCAGGGAATGATTTTGTTTTAATAGATAATAGGGAAAATATAATTTCCGCTAAAGATTATCAGTCTTTGGCCGTAAAGCTTTGCGATAGGAAATATTCAATTGGCGCCGACGGTTTAATACTTCTTGAAAAAAGTTCGTCGCATGATTTTAAAATGAAATATTTAAATTCCGACGGGTCGCATGCCAGCATGTGCGGCAACGGCGGGCGTTCTATTGCAATGTTTGCTTACGAAATAGGCGCTGCAAAAGAAAAAATGATTTTTGAAACCGACGCAGGCATAATAGCCGCAGGCATAATACCGGGCAGCAGAGTTAAGCTTGATCTTTACAACCCGAAAGATTTAAGAAGAAATATTAAACTTGAAATTGAAGGCGAAAAGTTTGATATAGATTTTATTGACACCGGCGTGCCTCACGCGGTAATTTTTGTTGACGATATTGAAAAGCCCGACGTATTCAAATACGGCAGAGCAATAAGACTTCATAAAGAGTTTGCTCCCGCAGGAACAAATGTAGATTTTGTCCAGCCAACTAAAGACAACACTATTTTAGTGCGCACTTACGAAAGAGGCGTTGAGGGTGAAACTTTAGCTTGCGGCACCGGCATAATTGCTTCGGCAATTATTTCCGGACTAAAAGGTTTAGCAGAATCTCCGGTAAAAGTTATAGCAAGAGGCGGCGACAATCTTTCGGTATCTTTTAAAACTGAAGCTGAAAAAATAACAAACGTAATTTTAGAAGGACCTGCGATAATTTCTTTCACAGGCGTTGTGAATATTTAA
- a CDS encoding DUF5677 domain-containing protein: MTNFETNDKIEIIRDFVPMPQPQFNNNEHAIRYIIWNLYNRVCEALESFLVLLDNQRYYDAFIIAGHALETCSVLSYIKDNDAEAVQLEKYNRYIAGSAVGRLIAILEMGSNLEQDSTWNAYVAVLKIFYPVGASIIKVTNDVEEKHKEVGEKIKFRIGANAEKIKLLRDSYKIPRITGYIAAFSKNMDNIDDGEFFRYYTKYCNYKHSNMLAPGALAGDIDAEEIDYFLDLVLGIILYLKKFKFTQWAVKLPSFYK, encoded by the coding sequence ATGACGAATTTTGAAACAAATGACAAAATCGAAATCATTCGTGATTTCGTGCCTATGCCGCAACCGCAGTTTAATAATAACGAACATGCAATACGATATATAATATGGAATCTGTATAATCGTGTTTGTGAAGCGCTCGAATCATTTCTGGTATTACTGGATAATCAGCGATATTATGATGCATTTATAATTGCCGGACATGCGTTGGAAACTTGTAGTGTGTTAAGTTATATCAAAGATAATGATGCTGAAGCTGTACAACTTGAAAAATACAATAGATACATAGCAGGTTCTGCTGTTGGGCGTTTGATTGCCATACTTGAGATGGGTTCTAACCTTGAACAAGACTCTACATGGAATGCGTATGTGGCGGTACTAAAAATATTTTATCCTGTAGGGGCGAGTATAATTAAAGTAACTAATGATGTTGAAGAAAAACACAAAGAAGTTGGTGAAAAAATAAAATTTCGTATCGGTGCAAATGCAGAAAAAATTAAACTGTTAAGAGATTCTTATAAAATACCACGTATTACAGGTTATATAGCTGCATTTTCAAAGAATATGGATAATATTGATGATGGTGAGTTTTTTCGCTACTATACAAAATATTGTAATTATAAACACAGCAATATGTTAGCTCCAGGTGCATTGGCAGGCGATATTGATGCTGAAGAGATTGACTACTTCCTTGATTTAGTACTTGGTATTATACTCTATCTGAAAAAATTCAAATTTACACAGTGGGCAGTGAAATTGCCATCTTTTTACAAATAA
- the dapB gene encoding 4-hydroxy-tetrahydrodipicolinate reductase: MMKIIICGAAGRMGQAILSVAKADENVQVVGAFEYDGSSAIGSGTPRVAPISDLEKVLPQADALIDFTSPDSALKNLKAAKKYKIPVVIGTTGFIDEQKNEIAEIAKSIPVVMSPNMSIGVNLLFKLVDEVAKKIPDYDIEIVELHHNKKKDAPSGTAAKLAEVAAKGIGKKIESVGVYGRHGIIGTRNQDEIGVMSVRAGDIVGDHTVYFAGPGERIELTHRAHSRDTFAAGAVRAAKWLKGKQPGLYDMQDVLELK, from the coding sequence ATGATGAAAATAATTATATGCGGAGCTGCGGGTAGAATGGGGCAGGCTATTTTGTCTGTTGCTAAAGCTGATGAAAACGTTCAGGTTGTCGGGGCTTTTGAATATGACGGAAGTTCCGCAATTGGCAGCGGCACGCCGCGGGTTGCGCCAATTAGCGATTTGGAAAAAGTTTTGCCGCAGGCGGACGCTTTGATAGATTTTACAAGTCCGGACAGCGCTTTGAAAAATTTGAAAGCTGCAAAAAAATATAAAATCCCCGTAGTTATAGGCACCACCGGTTTTATTGACGAACAAAAAAACGAAATAGCTGAAATTGCAAAATCAATTCCTGTTGTTATGTCGCCGAATATGTCTATTGGCGTTAATCTTCTTTTTAAACTTGTTGACGAAGTTGCGAAAAAAATTCCGGATTACGATATAGAAATAGTAGAGCTTCACCACAATAAGAAAAAAGACGCTCCTTCGGGAACTGCAGCCAAACTTGCCGAAGTTGCCGCTAAAGGCATAGGTAAAAAAATTGAGTCCGTCGGAGTTTACGGCAGACACGGAATTATAGGCACAAGAAATCAAGATGAAATCGGCGTTATGTCTGTAAGAGCCGGCGATATAGTCGGCGATCACACAGTTTATTTTGCAGGTCCCGGAGAAAGAATAGAGCTTACCCACAGAGCGCACTCAAGAGATACTTTCGCAGCAGGAGCAGTTAGAGCTGCAAAGTGGCTGAAAGGGAAACAACCGGGGCTTTATGATATGCAGGATGTTTTGGAACTGAAGTAG
- the nadB gene encoding L-aspartate oxidase: MIRSDYLIIGSGIAGLSLALKASQKGSVALITKRKLYDSATGKAQGGVACVTSKSDSFENHIKDTIVAGAGLCNVKAVTNMVTEGPARIKELIKLGVKFSKKDYSDSEFELGLEGGHSKRRILHAGDMTGNEIEKVLIENLKKQSNIQIYENHTAVDLIIDKKTGDCLGASVFINDKNETEIFQSKITVLASGGAGKTYLYTSNPGVATGDGVAMAYRAGAKISNMEFVQFHPTCLYNPDAKSFLISEAVRGEGGILRLKNGETFMEKYSSLKELAPRDIVARAIDSRLKARGENFVYLDITAKSRDFLVKRFPNIYAKCLEYGIDISKDMIPVVPAAHFFCGGVTVDENGKTTIPNLYAIGETACSGVHGANRLASNSLLEGIVYAHRAFEDSQKLLNKNYTELDVKLLNNSRGQKDSTAFLQDWNELRRLTWNYLGISRSNERLGKAIKRIEILKEEIDEYFQHSAITVDIIEVRNIVAVAEMIARSASLRKESRGLHYNTDYPFTAPEAKDTVITAQQQ; encoded by the coding sequence ATGATACGCTCAGATTATTTAATTATAGGAAGCGGCATTGCCGGATTGAGTCTTGCGCTTAAAGCAAGCCAAAAAGGCAGTGTCGCTTTAATAACAAAAAGAAAACTTTACGACTCCGCCACGGGCAAAGCTCAGGGCGGCGTGGCGTGCGTTACGTCTAAATCCGACTCTTTTGAAAATCATATTAAAGACACTATTGTTGCCGGCGCCGGACTTTGCAATGTTAAAGCCGTAACAAATATGGTTACCGAAGGCCCCGCAAGAATTAAAGAGCTTATAAAGCTCGGCGTAAAATTTTCTAAAAAAGATTACTCCGATTCCGAATTTGAACTAGGGCTTGAAGGCGGGCACAGCAAAAGAAGAATTTTACATGCCGGCGATATGACGGGTAACGAAATAGAAAAAGTTTTAATAGAAAATCTTAAGAAACAATCCAATATACAAATATACGAAAATCACACTGCGGTAGATTTAATAATTGACAAAAAAACAGGCGATTGTCTTGGCGCTTCTGTTTTTATAAATGATAAAAACGAAACGGAAATTTTCCAATCTAAAATTACCGTTCTTGCTTCCGGCGGCGCGGGTAAAACTTATCTTTACACTTCAAACCCCGGCGTAGCTACAGGCGACGGCGTGGCAATGGCTTACAGAGCCGGCGCAAAAATTTCCAACATGGAGTTTGTGCAGTTTCATCCTACGTGTTTATACAACCCGGATGCAAAATCTTTTTTAATTTCCGAGGCTGTTCGCGGCGAAGGCGGAATTTTACGTCTTAAAAACGGCGAAACGTTTATGGAAAAATACAGTTCGCTAAAAGAACTTGCGCCGCGCGACATAGTTGCGCGCGCCATAGACAGCCGGTTAAAAGCGCGTGGGGAGAATTTCGTTTATCTTGATATTACCGCTAAAAGCAGAGATTTTCTCGTCAAAAGATTTCCGAATATTTACGCGAAATGTCTTGAATACGGCATAGATATTTCAAAAGACATGATTCCCGTTGTTCCCGCAGCGCATTTTTTCTGCGGCGGCGTTACCGTGGACGAAAACGGAAAAACCACAATACCAAATCTTTACGCAATAGGGGAAACGGCGTGTTCCGGGGTTCACGGAGCAAACAGGCTTGCGTCTAATTCTCTTCTTGAAGGCATAGTTTACGCTCACAGAGCGTTTGAAGATTCGCAAAAACTTTTAAATAAAAATTATACGGAGTTAGACGTTAAACTTTTAAATAATTCGCGCGGGCAAAAAGATTCCACGGCTTTTCTTCAAGATTGGAACGAATTAAGACGCTTAACGTGGAACTATCTTGGAATTTCCCGTTCGAATGAAAGACTCGGCAAGGCTATAAAAAGAATAGAAATTTTAAAAGAAGAAATAGACGAGTATTTTCAACATTCTGCTATTACGGTAGATATAATTGAAGTTAGAAACATAGTAGCCGTAGCGGAAATGATAGCGCGTTCCGCAAGTTTGAGAAAAGAAAGCAGAGGCTTGCACTATAATACCGACTATCCGTTTACGGCGCCGGAAGCTAAAGATACGGTTATAACGGCGCAACAGCAGTGA
- the folK gene encoding 2-amino-4-hydroxy-6-hydroxymethyldihydropteridine diphosphokinase codes for MKHKIFLGLGSNIGDRAENIISALSILQSSGFVNIQKISSFYETSAVGPKQRKFYNVVVQAQTNLTPQNLLTLVKQTEVILGRKPSGKWLPRVIDIDILFYGRSVINSQLSILNSQLPLIVPHKEIEHRLFVLIPLAEIAPNFVHPVLNRKINNILKINSLTLLNQKVRITA; via the coding sequence ATGAAACATAAAATATTTTTAGGTTTAGGGTCAAATATAGGCGATAGGGCGGAAAATATAATTTCCGCTCTTTCTATTTTGCAAAGCAGCGGATTTGTAAATATTCAAAAAATTTCATCTTTTTACGAAACTTCTGCAGTTGGTCCGAAGCAGAGGAAATTTTATAATGTTGTTGTTCAAGCGCAAACAAATTTAACTCCGCAAAATTTGCTTACTCTTGTAAAACAGACTGAGGTTATTCTCGGTCGCAAACCATCGGGCAAATGGCTGCCGCGCGTTATAGATATTGATATTTTATTTTACGGACGGTCGGTAATAAACTCTCAACTCTCAATTCTCAATTCTCAATTGCCGTTAATAGTTCCTCATAAAGAGATTGAACATAGGCTTTTTGTTTTAATTCCTTTGGCGGAAATTGCGCCGAATTTTGTTCACCCTGTTTTAAACAGAAAAATCAATAATATTCTAAAAATCAATTCATTGACACTTTTAAACCAAAAGGTTAGAATTACTGCATAA
- a CDS encoding abortive infection family protein yields the protein MTKENLILDNYIKKINYPHYEMEKLYIDLYEEFSDKYKIIFSYFHQELNKLFEFMNYKITVNRHFNAESSRVLITMNTMIIDLVKALKKESVEIIVNDSYKAILGKCSKFLSNSGGSTIPDTFTKIDIILYDPIFYINNATMHQANSVKELFNSEYMNQQISVMIDSIHTNTADAIGKSKELIETCCKTILATDDKSLDIPALMKKVKGKLNLNSKNESVNKIIGNLSGVAAGIAELRNAKGTGHGKNIVKFKPPSKIEAQLSVDVAIALTRFLWCLYESKNVR from the coding sequence ATGACAAAAGAAAATTTAATACTTGATAACTATATAAAAAAGATCAATTATCCACATTATGAAATGGAAAAATTATATATAGATCTTTATGAAGAATTTTCTGATAAATATAAAATAATATTTTCATATTTCCATCAAGAGTTAAATAAGCTGTTTGAGTTTATGAATTATAAGATTACTGTTAATCGCCATTTTAATGCTGAAAGTAGTCGTGTTTTAATTACTATGAATACTATGATTATAGATCTTGTTAAAGCGCTAAAAAAAGAAAGTGTTGAAATTATAGTGAACGATAGCTATAAAGCGATTTTAGGAAAATGTTCTAAATTCTTATCTAATTCTGGCGGGAGTACAATACCTGACACATTTACCAAAATTGATATCATACTATATGACCCAATTTTTTATATAAATAATGCTACTATGCATCAAGCCAACTCTGTTAAAGAATTGTTTAATTCTGAATATATGAATCAGCAAATAAGCGTGATGATAGATTCTATACATACAAATACTGCTGATGCTATTGGAAAATCAAAAGAATTGATAGAGACTTGTTGTAAAACAATTTTAGCAACAGATGATAAATCTTTAGATATTCCTGCCTTAATGAAAAAAGTAAAAGGAAAATTAAATTTAAATTCCAAAAATGAATCTGTAAATAAAATTATTGGTAATTTATCTGGGGTTGCGGCAGGGATCGCGGAACTACGTAACGCAAAAGGAACAGGGCATGGTAAGAATATCGTAAAATTTAAACCTCCAAGTAAAATAGAAGCACAGTTATCCGTTGATGTTGCTATAGCATTAACACGTTTTCTTTGGTGTTTATATGAATCAAAAAACGTGAGGTAA
- the dapA gene encoding 4-hydroxy-tetrahydrodipicolinate synthase: MFSGVYTALITPFKNDKVDFDAFGALIESQYKAGVNGIVPCGTTGESPTLSYEEHEAVIEFAVRAAKGKMKVLAGTGSNSTDEAIHFTKFAKKAGCDGALVVSPYYNKPTQKGLYLHFKTIADAVDIPIVVYNIAGRTGVNVEPATLAKLTKDCKNIIGVKESSGSLDQMSAIKSLSPNIDLISGDDALTLPLLSVGGCGVISVLTNIAPAEVVALVKAFNAGNIKEAAKIHYKLLPITKAMFIETNPIPVKTAAALLGICQLELRLPMCEMEETNKAKLEKALRDFGLLK, from the coding sequence ATGTTTTCCGGAGTTTATACAGCTTTGATTACGCCGTTTAAAAACGACAAAGTTGATTTTGATGCTTTTGGCGCTTTAATAGAAAGTCAGTATAAAGCAGGCGTTAACGGTATTGTGCCGTGCGGAACAACCGGCGAGTCGCCCACGCTTTCTTACGAAGAGCACGAAGCCGTAATAGAGTTTGCCGTCCGAGCCGCAAAAGGAAAAATGAAAGTTCTTGCCGGCACGGGTTCTAATTCTACCGACGAAGCAATACATTTTACAAAGTTCGCAAAAAAAGCCGGATGCGACGGAGCGTTGGTTGTTTCACCGTATTACAACAAACCTACGCAAAAAGGTTTGTATCTGCATTTTAAAACTATCGCAGACGCGGTAGATATCCCGATAGTTGTTTACAACATAGCAGGAAGAACAGGCGTAAACGTAGAACCTGCCACGCTTGCGAAACTTACAAAAGACTGCAAAAATATTATAGGCGTAAAAGAATCGTCAGGCTCGTTAGACCAAATGAGCGCAATTAAATCTTTATCGCCAAACATAGATTTAATTTCCGGCGACGACGCGTTAACGCTTCCGCTTCTTTCGGTAGGCGGCTGCGGCGTAATTTCCGTTCTCACAAACATCGCCCCCGCAGAAGTTGTAGCCTTAGTAAAAGCCTTCAACGCCGGCAACATTAAAGAAGCCGCAAAAATACACTACAAATTACTCCCCATAACAAAAGCAATGTTCATAGAAACCAACCCAATCCCGGTAAAAACCGCCGCCGCCTTACTTGGAATATGCCAATTAGAACTAAGACTCCCAATGTGCGAAATGGAAGAAACCAACAAAGCCAAACTTGAAAAGGCGCTGAGGGATTTTGGGCTGTTGAAATAA